DNA from Ruficoccus amylovorans:
AGCGCCGCTCGGGCATGACCCAGAGGAAGCGGCATTTCTCCTGTTTAAGAATCCCCTTGGCAATCAGCCCTTCAAAAAGCTTCTTGCGCACCTCGCCGATATTGCGCAGCCCGGCCGACAGCGCGTTCTGGATGGGCAGCCGGTCACGGTCCTTCGGCATGGCACCGAGCACCAGGTCGAGCAGATCGTCGCCGGTCGGTTCCCGGTCGAGGACGGCCAGTTCCTTTTCGTCGGTGTCGATCTTGCCCGCGAACGCCAGCTCCATCAGCAAGGCTCCGACAAGGGCCAGGTCAAGCGCCCGGTCGGGCAAGGGATGCAGCTTGCCGCTGGAGTCATCCAGGGCCAGCAACAGGATTTCTTCGGCAAAACGCAGTGACATGGGAAGAGAGATCGGCTCGGGTTCGTGATGCGTGTCAAAGCGTCGCCGGGAGCGAAATACCGACGACGCACGGGGTATAACTTCACTTTCTCAATAGTCTCACCGCCCCACCCTTAGCAATCTCAAATTCTCAGGGCGCTACCGCCCCCCTGCCCCGCGCATCTGCCCCCGGCCTCCGACGACACAAAATCGCGCTTGCCTTTGGCCGGGCAGTATTTGGGATAGGCTCCCTATGAGCGACAACTCAATCCCCATGAAAGGTCTCGGCACGCGTGCCGTCCACGCCGGGCAACCGGTTGACAGCGACACAGGCTCGCGCGCGCTTCCCATTTACCAGACGACCAGTTTTGTCTTTAAAGACACCGACCAGGCGGCCAACCGCTTCGGCCTGAAGGAGCTTGGCCCGATCTACACCCGCCTGGGCAACCCGACCACCGACGCCCTCGAAGCCCGTGTGGCCGCGCTCGACGGCGGCAGCGCCGGCCTGGCCCACAGCAGCGGCTCCGCCGCCATCACCAACGCCATCCTCAACCTGGCCGGCAGCGGCGACCACATCGTCTCGGTCGCCCAGCTCTACGGCGGCACCTACAACCTTTTCCACTACACCCTGCCCAAGCTCGGGATCGAGGTCAGCTTCGTGGACGGGGACGACCCCGAGAACTTCCGCAAGGCCACCAAAGCCAACACCAAGGCCTATTTCGGGGAAAGCCTCGGCAACCCCCGCCTGAACGTCTTCCCCTTCGATGAAGTCGCCGCCATCGGCAAGGAAATGGGCATCCCGCTCATCATTGACAACACCGTCACCCCGCTGATCTGCCGCCCCATCGAGCACGGCTGCAACGTCGTCGCCTACAGCACCACGAAGTTCCTCGGCGGCCACGGTGTGGCCATCGGCGGGATGATCGTGGACGGGGGCAACTTCGACTGGGGCCAGGGCCGCCACCCCGGCTTCACCGAGCCGGACAACAGCTATCACGGCCTCGTCCACTGGGACGCCTTCAAGGCCTTCGCGCCCGTGGGCGGGGCCAATGTCGCCTACGCCTTCAAGATGCGCCTGCAACTGCTGCGCGACACCGGCAACTGCCCCTCGCCGCACAACAGCTGGCTCACCCTGCTCGGCGTCGAAACCGTCCACCTGCGCATGCAGCGCCACTGCGAGAACGCGCTCAAGGTAGCCGAGTTCCTGGCCGCGCACGACAAGGTCAGTTGGGTCAACTACCCCGGCCTCAAGGACCACCCCGACCACGAAAGGGCCAAGAAGTACCTCAAGGGTGGCTTTGGCGCGCTGCTGGGCTTCGGGATCAAGGGCGGGGCCGAGGCGGGCCGCAAGTTCATCGAGAGCCTCAAACTCTTCAGCCACCTGGCCAACATCGGCGACGCCAAGAGCCTGGCCATCCACCCGGCCACCACCACCCACAGCCAGCTCAGCGAGGACGAACTGATCTCCGCCGGGGTCACCCCCGACTTCATCCGCCTGAGTATCGGGATCGA
Protein-coding regions in this window:
- a CDS encoding GOLPH3/VPS74 family protein; its protein translation is MSLRFAEEILLLALDDSSGKLHPLPDRALDLALVGALLMELAFAGKIDTDEKELAVLDREPTGDDLLDLVLGAMPKDRDRLPIQNALSAGLRNIGEVRKKLFEGLIAKGILKQEKCRFLWVMPERRYPVIDGSQEAEVKSRIREVILSGAIPDPKDVVIICLMKACDLSPYVFTEQELEKARPRIAEVAKMDFIGQALARAIQHIQAAILETIAYIGM
- a CDS encoding O-acetylhomoserine aminocarboxypropyltransferase/cysteine synthase family protein, translating into MSDNSIPMKGLGTRAVHAGQPVDSDTGSRALPIYQTTSFVFKDTDQAANRFGLKELGPIYTRLGNPTTDALEARVAALDGGSAGLAHSSGSAAITNAILNLAGSGDHIVSVAQLYGGTYNLFHYTLPKLGIEVSFVDGDDPENFRKATKANTKAYFGESLGNPRLNVFPFDEVAAIGKEMGIPLIIDNTVTPLICRPIEHGCNVVAYSTTKFLGGHGVAIGGMIVDGGNFDWGQGRHPGFTEPDNSYHGLVHWDAFKAFAPVGGANVAYAFKMRLQLLRDTGNCPSPHNSWLTLLGVETVHLRMQRHCENALKVAEFLAAHDKVSWVNYPGLKDHPDHERAKKYLKGGFGALLGFGIKGGAEAGRKFIESLKLFSHLANIGDAKSLAIHPATTTHSQLSEDELISAGVTPDFIRLSIGIEDFEDIQADLEQALARA